The Streptomyces kanamyceticus DNA segment GCCCGAACTCGGCCGTCAGGGACGGCGGATGTGGCGGGTGCAGGGTCGCTCCCAGGCGCAGGCCGTCGCGGTCGCGCCGCTGCTGCAGATCGCGGTCGCCGCGGTCGCGGGCCTGCTGCTCATCCGGCACCGCATCTCGGTCGGCGACCTGCTCGCCGCGTCCCGGTACGCGGTGCTCGCCACCGGCATCGGCATGCTCGTGGGGCAGTTGAGCGGCCTGGTGCGGGCCAGGGCCGCGGCCCGCCGCCTCGAGGAAGTCCTCACCGAACCTCCGGCCTCGTACGGCGACAAGCAACTCCCCGCTGAGGGCGGCTTGTTGGAGCTGCGCGGTGTCATGGCGAGCCGTGGTGGGCGTACCGTCCTCAACGGCGTCGACCTGACGGTTCCCGCGGGCACCACGCTCGCCGTGGTCGGCCGCTCGGGCGCGGGCAAATCACTGCTCGCCGCGCTCGCCGGGCGGCTCGCCGACCCCGACGAAGGGGACGTACGCCTGGACGGGGTCCCGCTCCGCTCGCTCGACAGGACGGAACTGCGCCGCGAGGTCGGCTACGCCTTCGAGCGGCCCGCGCTGCTCGGCGCGACCCTGGAGGACACGATCGGCCTCGGCATCCCGCGTCCGGCGCCCGACCGGATCCGCGAGGCGGCCGGCGCCGCGCGCGCCGACACCTTCATCACCCGCCTCCCGGACGGTTACGCCACGCCCTGCGCGCAGGCGCCGCTCTCCGGTGGCGAGTCCCAACGCCTGGGCCTGGCAAGGGCGTTCGCGCGCGGCGGGCGGCTGCTGATCCTGGACGACGCGATGTCGAGCCTGGACACGGTCACCGAACACCACATCGCCGAGGCGCTGCTCCACCACACCCCGCACCGCAGCCGCCTGATCATCGCCCACCGGGCCGCGACGGCGGCCCGCGCGGACGCGGTGGCCTGGCTCCACGACGGCCGGATCCGGGCGGTGGGCAGCCACGAGGAACTGTGGGAACGCCCGGAGTACCGGGAGGTGTTCGGCGCGTGAACCCGCCCCGCCCGCCCCACACGCAAGGTCCCTATCGCCGTGGCGTCCGCTTCCTGTGGCGCAAGTGGCCGGTGGTGCTGCGGCTCGCGCTCTGGTCGGTCCTGGAGACCGGACAGACGTTCCTCACCGGATACGCCCTGGCGCGCGCCCTGGACGACGGATTCCTGGCGGGCGACGAGGCGGTCGGCCTCTGGTGGCTGGGCGCGGCCGGGCTCGGTGTGGTGGTCGCCGCGTACGGCACGGGGCGCGTGTACCGGGCCGTCGCCGACCTGGTGGAACCGCTCAGGGACTCCCTGGTGCGACAGGTCGTCGGCCGGGGCCTGCACGACGCGGACGGCGCCGCCGTGTCCCGGCTCACCCAGCAGGTGGAGATCGCCAGGGACACCTTCGCGGGCCTGATCATGGTCTCCCGCTCCTTCGTCTTCACGGCGATCGGCGCCCTGGTGGGCCTCTTCTCCCTGGACCCGCTGCTCCTCCTGGTGGTCGCGCCGCCGCTGCTCGCGGGCATCACGCTGTTCGTCGCGACGCTGCGTCCGCTGGCCAGGCGCCAGGAGGAGTTCCTCGTCGCGGACGAGGAACTCGCGAGCCAACTCGGCGTGGTCTGCCCCGGGTTGCGCGACGTCACGGCGGCGGGCGCGGAGGGCGACGTCGCCGACGACCTGGGCCGGGGCGTCGCCACGGAGTACAGGACGGCCGCGGCCCTGGCCCGCTGGGGCATCCTGCGCACCGCGGCCCTGGCGATCGGCGGCCAGCTCCCGCTGGTCCTGCTCCTGGCCACGGCCCCCTGGCTCCTGGACAACGGAGTCACCCCGGGCGCCCTGGTAGGAGCCCTCGCCTACGTCACCCAGGCCCTGCTCCCCGCCCTCCACAACCTGGTCCACGGCCTGGGCACGAGCGGCTCCCGCCTGGCGATCGTGCTGCGGCGCCTGATCTGGGAGGGGCCGGGGGACGGGGGCGGTGCGGGAGTCGACGCAGGTCGCGGACCCCAGGGCCCGGCCCTTGAGCTTTCCTCCGTCACCTTCGCCTACGGCCCGCACGCCGAGCCCGTGCTGCGGAATCTGGGGCTCAGCGTGGCTCAGGGGGAGCACCTTGCCGTGGTGGGGCCCAGCGGGATCGGGAAGTCCACCTTGGCTGGAATTGTTGCCGGGTTGCTCGTGCCGGACGCGGGAGAGGTGCGCGTGGGGGGCAGTGGGGTGCGTGGGACGGAGGCCGTCGCTCGGCGCGTGCTCATTCCTCAGGAGGCGTATGTCTTCACCGGGACGCTCAGGGAGAACCTGGGGTACCTGCGGTCGGAGCAGGTGCCGGAGGACGAGCTGGCCGGTGCGGCAGAGGTCGTGGGCCTCGCACCGCTCGTCGCGCGCCTGGGTGGCTTCGACGCCGGCCTCGTACCCGGTGAACTGTCCGCGGGCGAGCGCCAGTTGATCGCGCTGACCCGCGCCTACGTCGCGTACGCCCCGCTCGCGATCCTCGACGAGGCGACCTGTCACCTCGACCCGGTCGCGGAGTCCCGCGCCGAGCGGGCCTTCGCGGCGCGCCCGGGCGGCACCCTCCTGGTGATCGCGCACCGCATCAGCTCGGCCCGCCGTGCCGACCGGATCCTGGTGATGGACGGGGCACACGCCCTGTGCGGTCGGCACGACGAGCTGATGGAGATCTCGCCCCTGTACCGGGACCTCAACGGGGCCGGTGACTGGAGCGAGGGCCGGGGTGGCGTCGGCTCAGACCCAGCCCTCGCCCTGCGAGATCCTTATGGCGTCGATCCTGTTCCGCGCCCCGGTCTTGCGGGTGATCGCGGCCATGTAGTTGCGCACCGTTCCGTTGGAGAGATGGAGACTGTGGGCGATCTCGGCGACGGAGGCGCCCCGCGCGGCGAGTGACAGAACGCTCAACTCCCGTCGTGTCAGCGGCATTTGGGCGGCCTTGAGAAACCCGAACCCCAGTGAGTCGTCGACGAACCGCTGACCTGCCGCGACCTGTCTGATGCCGGTGATCAGCCGCTCCGGCTGGCTCGCCTTGTTCACGTAGCCGAGCGCGTTCGACTCGGCGGCACGGCGCAGCTGCCCCGGCCGGTCGGCGGTGGCGAGCACCAGGACGCGGCAGCCGCGACCGTGCGCCGAGGGGCCGGTCAGCTCGGTGAGCGGGGTGAGCGCGTACGTCGACTCGTCGTCCAGGTCCACCACGCAGAGATCGGGCCGTACGGTGCGCTGTCGGCCGTGGGCCTGTGACCACGGCGCATGGAACACCTCCAAGTCGGTTTCCCGGGCGAGACGTTCCGCCAGGGCTAATCGCAGTAGACAGGCGTCGTGCACGAGAAGTACCCGGATCACGCTCTGCCCCTCCAGCTCCCGCTCCGGTTGCCCCTTCAGGGACGCAGACCATTAATAGCGGTGAGTACCCCCGTCGTGACACTGAGAACTGGCCAAGGGGGAGTTAGGGGGCGCATTTGCCGGGCGCCTGTGCGCCCCCCTGTCACGCTCGGGGGGTCGCCGTGAGGTCGATGAGGCGGCAGACGGTCTCGATGTCGATCTTCACCTGGGCGATCGAGGCCCGCCCGGAGAGCCAGGTGATCAGCGCGGAGTGCCAGGTGTGCTCGATCACCCGCACCGCCGAGAGCTGCTGCGCGGTCGGCGGCTCCGACAGGCCCATCGCGTCCAGGATGATCGCCGTGGTCAGCCGAGAGACGGTGTCGACCTCGGGGCTCACGGACCGGTCCGCGAAGGTCAGCGCCCGCACCATGGCGTCCGCGAGGTGCGGCTCGCGCTGCAGGGCGCGGAAGGCGCGCATCAGGGTCTCGGCGACCCGCTCGGCAGGGGTCTCACCGGCCGGGGGGCGCTTCCTGATCGTGGTGTGCATGTGCTGCAGCTGGTCCTGCATGGTGGCGACGAGCAGATGCACCTTGGAGGGGAAGTAGCGGTAGAGCGTGCCGAGCGCGACGCCCGCGGCCTCGGCGACCTCGCGCATCTGCACCGCGTCGAACCCGCCCCTGCTGGCCAGTTGGGCGCTCGCGTGCAGGATGCGGCGGCGGCGCGCCTCCTGGCGCTCGGTGAGGGGCGGCGTCGCAGGGCTCCCTGTCTTGGCTTCCGCTGTCATGTGCTGCCCCTCCGAAAACGCCTCACGAGATCGCACAGCATGGCAGGGAGCCCGCCGTGGCGCGAATCACCTGATCCGGGCCTTACAGCTCGCCTACCTGCCGGTAGATTCAGAGCTCGTTCAGCGATCATTCAGCGATCAAGTCTGAAACTTGTTCTAGATTACCGTCCCGGCGTAACCTCGCGGACAACTGCAGGAGAAGGGGACCGAGAGTGACCGCTGAGGCCATGGAGGCAGGCCCCCGGAAGGGCTCGGCCGCCGAAGGTGATCGTCCGTTGCGCATCGCTCTCCTGACGTACAAAGGGAACCCGTTCTGCGGGGGACAGGGCGTCTACGTGCGCCACCTGTCGCGCGAGCTCGTCCGGCTCGGCCACCGCGTCGAGGTGATCGGCGCGCAGCCCTATCCGGTGCTCGACGAGGGCGAGGGCCTCGAAGGGCTCAGCCTCACCGAGCTCCCGAGCCTGGACCTCTACCGCTCGCCCGACCCCTTCCGCACCCCCAGGCGCGACGAGTACCGCGACTGGGTGGACGCCCTCGAAGTGGCGACGATGTGGACCGGCGGCTTCCCCGAGCCCGCCACGTTCAGCCTGCGCGCCCGGCGCCATCTGCGCGCCAGACGCGGCGAGTTCGACGTCGTGCACGACAATCAAACCCTGGGATACGGCCTGTTGGGCGATCTCGGCGCCCCGCTGGTCACCACGATCCACCACCCCATCACCGTCGACCGGCAGCTCGAACTGGACGCCGCGCCCGACCTCAAGCGCCGCATGTCGGTGCGCCGTTGGTACGCGTTCACCCGCATGCAGAAGCGCGTCGCGCGCCGCCTGCCCTCGGTGCTCACCGTCTCCGGCACCTCGCGCCAGGAGATCATCGACCACCTCGGCGTACACGACGACCGCATCGACGTCGTCCACATCGGCGCCGACACCGACCTCTTCTCGCCCGACCCCTCGGTCGCCGAGGTGCCGGGCCGGATCGTCACGACCTCCAGCGCCGACGTCCCCCTCAAGGGCCTCATATACCTGGTCGAGGCGCTCGCCAAGGTGCGCACCGAGAACCCCGCCGCCCACCTCGTCGTGGTGGGCAAGCGCGCCGAGGACGGCCCGGTCGCCCAGGCCATCGAGCGGCACGGCCTCGCGGGCTCGATCGAGTTCGTCAAGGGCATCACCGACGCCGAGCTCGTCGACCTGGTCCGCTCGGCGCAGGTCGCCTGCGTCCCCTCCCTGTACGAGGGGTTCTCGCTGCCCGCGGCCGAGGCGATGGCCACCGGCAGAC contains these protein-coding regions:
- a CDS encoding ABC transporter ATP-binding protein, giving the protein MATTTPRPHQTQPTDDARLLGAATRYSAARCAILALCALASAGAGLLLPLAIGRALDAVLTGHLTGTGDADATRWIAACAALITASALLDALDGVLTGTTNARTTAWLRGRVTGHVLAVGPRTTARFAHGDLVARLIDNAAHAGIAPATFAALLAALVTPIGAVVALALIDGWLAAVFLVGAPVLFLLLRTFVRVSSDCVARYQRVQGNIAGRLSEAIAGARTVAAAHTQDKEAARVLGELPELGRQGRRMWRVQGRSQAQAVAVAPLLQIAVAAVAGLLLIRHRISVGDLLAASRYAVLATGIGMLVGQLSGLVRARAAARRLEEVLTEPPASYGDKQLPAEGGLLELRGVMASRGGRTVLNGVDLTVPAGTTLAVVGRSGAGKSLLAALAGRLADPDEGDVRLDGVPLRSLDRTELRREVGYAFERPALLGATLEDTIGLGIPRPAPDRIREAAGAARADTFITRLPDGYATPCAQAPLSGGESQRLGLARAFARGGRLLILDDAMSSLDTVTEHHIAEALLHHTPHRSRLIIAHRAATAARADAVAWLHDGRIRAVGSHEELWERPEYREVFGA
- a CDS encoding response regulator transcription factor — translated: MIRVLLVHDACLLRLALAERLARETDLEVFHAPWSQAHGRQRTVRPDLCVVDLDDESTYALTPLTELTGPSAHGRGCRVLVLATADRPGQLRRAAESNALGYVNKASQPERLITGIRQVAAGQRFVDDSLGFGFLKAAQMPLTRRELSVLSLAARGASVAEIAHSLHLSNGTVRNYMAAITRKTGARNRIDAIRISQGEGWV
- a CDS encoding TetR family transcriptional regulator; protein product: MTAEAKTGSPATPPLTERQEARRRRILHASAQLASRGGFDAVQMREVAEAAGVALGTLYRYFPSKVHLLVATMQDQLQHMHTTIRKRPPAGETPAERVAETLMRAFRALQREPHLADAMVRALTFADRSVSPEVDTVSRLTTAIILDAMGLSEPPTAQQLSAVRVIEHTWHSALITWLSGRASIAQVKIDIETVCRLIDLTATPRA
- a CDS encoding glycosyltransferase family 4 protein; the encoded protein is MTAEAMEAGPRKGSAAEGDRPLRIALLTYKGNPFCGGQGVYVRHLSRELVRLGHRVEVIGAQPYPVLDEGEGLEGLSLTELPSLDLYRSPDPFRTPRRDEYRDWVDALEVATMWTGGFPEPATFSLRARRHLRARRGEFDVVHDNQTLGYGLLGDLGAPLVTTIHHPITVDRQLELDAAPDLKRRMSVRRWYAFTRMQKRVARRLPSVLTVSGTSRQEIIDHLGVHDDRIDVVHIGADTDLFSPDPSVAEVPGRIVTTSSADVPLKGLIYLVEALAKVRTENPAAHLVVVGKRAEDGPVAQAIERHGLAGSIEFVKGITDAELVDLVRSAQVACVPSLYEGFSLPAAEAMATGRPLLATTGGAIPEVAGPDGETCVAVPPGDPGALAEGLTRLLGDGELRARLGAAGRARVLAKFTWAQAAKGTADRYREAMSRSAAQNPGRPAATPTYSGSHR